One genomic window of Bradyrhizobium sp. B124 includes the following:
- a CDS encoding O-antigen ligase family protein, giving the protein MDGRAVDSSVWRAPGVDAENFARTVVNWSITVNVIMSMGTFHPALLPTEVTLVQQAVALLMWGLLIYASLFIRPCLRLAFNLDTLVIVAFYAFATISVLWSNLDAAALMKAAALAVTTLGAFCMVSRVDIDDIVKSTTRGLFVLIAGSAFCAVALPDIGVDQTWMHNGQWQGVFESKQTLGFAGAYLMFFACYRKTTGQGWLPFLITFALASTCVVFSESRGAGALSLVACALLLTSLWSVKCMRVYAVLPCAMCVAAVLLMLYFYATGYDSIHVFDTMINFTERTFIWHYAISHFDDAPLFGFGINGFWTRPEIYDYFNQNHGWVLDNYHNGYIAILVETGFLGYFLFMASVFLFSYKMLCLIAERAIDRLHCALIVGFVFLNCQTNFTETVFLRSTMFTSVLLIAFFLAACRSLPSQRLQLRELEPS; this is encoded by the coding sequence ATGGACGGTCGAGCAGTCGATAGCTCGGTCTGGCGGGCGCCGGGCGTTGATGCGGAAAATTTCGCGCGAACCGTCGTCAATTGGTCGATCACGGTCAACGTGATCATGTCGATGGGGACGTTCCACCCCGCGCTGCTTCCGACCGAGGTGACGCTGGTTCAGCAGGCCGTCGCCCTGCTGATGTGGGGCCTGCTGATCTATGCGAGCCTGTTCATCCGTCCCTGCCTGCGGCTGGCGTTCAATCTCGACACGCTGGTGATCGTCGCATTCTACGCGTTCGCCACGATTTCGGTGCTCTGGAGCAATTTGGACGCGGCGGCCCTGATGAAGGCCGCGGCGCTCGCGGTCACGACGCTGGGCGCGTTCTGCATGGTCAGCCGCGTCGACATCGACGACATCGTGAAATCGACCACCCGCGGCCTCTTCGTCCTGATCGCGGGCTCGGCGTTTTGTGCGGTCGCACTCCCGGACATCGGCGTGGACCAGACCTGGATGCACAATGGGCAATGGCAGGGTGTCTTCGAGTCGAAGCAGACCCTGGGCTTCGCTGGCGCCTATCTCATGTTCTTTGCCTGTTATCGAAAGACAACCGGACAGGGATGGCTGCCGTTCCTCATCACGTTCGCGCTCGCTTCGACCTGCGTCGTCTTTTCGGAGTCGCGCGGCGCCGGCGCCTTGTCGCTGGTCGCTTGTGCGCTGTTGCTGACCTCCTTGTGGTCGGTCAAGTGCATGCGGGTCTACGCGGTGCTGCCATGTGCCATGTGCGTCGCTGCCGTGTTGCTGATGCTGTACTTCTATGCGACCGGATACGACTCGATCCACGTGTTCGACACGATGATCAATTTTACCGAGAGAACCTTCATCTGGCATTACGCCATCAGCCATTTCGATGATGCGCCGCTGTTCGGATTTGGCATCAACGGGTTCTGGACCAGACCGGAGATCTACGACTATTTCAACCAGAACCACGGCTGGGTGCTCGACAATTACCACAACGGCTACATCGCCATTCTCGTCGAAACCGGATTCCTGGGCTATTTCCTGTTCATGGCGAGCGTCTTTCTGTTTTCCTACAAGATGCTCTGCCTGATCGCGGAGCGGGCGATCGACCGGCTGCATTGCGCGCTGATCGTCGGGTTCGTCTTCCTCAACTGCCAGACCAATTTTACCGAAACGGTCTTCCTGCGCTCGACGATGTTCACATCGGTGCTGTTGATCGCCTTTTTCCTCGCCGCTTGCCGCTCGTTGCCGTCGCAGCGCCTGCAGCTGCGCGAGCTGGAGCCGTCATGA
- a CDS encoding cellulase family glycosylhydrolase, producing MTAFRFVPQRALGVLLAAALSAVLISPARAAGQGASPDAAALGRGINILGYDGIWDGYPNAPFRLENLTAIRKAGFSHVRINFFGFKHMDAGNILDDAVLRRLDAVIEQVLASKLIPILDEHDTDLCQRDVSECTAKLKAFWRQIASRYAGKYPALVFEILNEPGGNMTSAEWNALLGECLAIVRGTNPKRNVVVAILNTEQLPVEQLTLPAGDRNLVVTFHYYLPLQFTHQGAPWSATFSKIGPLSWGSAEDEAKAAADFDKVRSWSEREQRPIYLGEFGVYEHAPAESRAKYLSFVARRAESFGWAWAYWQFDHDFAAFDGARQRWNRDILRAIIPPAR from the coding sequence ATGACCGCGTTTCGTTTTGTTCCGCAAAGAGCCTTAGGCGTGCTGCTGGCGGCGGCGCTTTCTGCCGTGCTGATCTCGCCCGCGCGTGCGGCCGGGCAGGGGGCGTCTCCGGACGCCGCGGCGTTGGGGCGCGGCATCAATATTCTTGGCTATGACGGCATCTGGGACGGTTACCCGAACGCGCCCTTTCGCCTGGAAAACCTCACCGCCATCCGCAAGGCAGGCTTTTCACACGTCCGGATCAACTTCTTCGGCTTCAAGCACATGGATGCCGGCAACATTCTGGATGACGCCGTCTTGCGGCGCCTCGATGCCGTGATCGAGCAGGTGCTGGCGAGCAAGCTGATCCCGATCCTCGATGAGCACGACACCGATCTCTGCCAACGCGACGTGTCGGAATGCACCGCAAAGCTCAAGGCGTTCTGGCGCCAGATTGCGTCGCGCTACGCGGGCAAATACCCGGCGCTGGTGTTCGAGATCCTGAATGAGCCCGGCGGGAACATGACGTCGGCCGAGTGGAACGCGCTGCTCGGCGAATGCCTGGCCATCGTCAGGGGCACGAATCCGAAGCGCAATGTGGTTGTCGCCATCCTGAACACCGAGCAGCTGCCGGTCGAGCAGCTGACGCTGCCGGCCGGCGACAGGAATCTCGTCGTCACGTTCCACTATTATTTGCCGCTGCAATTCACCCATCAAGGCGCGCCGTGGTCGGCGACTTTCTCGAAGATCGGCCCGCTGAGCTGGGGCTCGGCGGAAGACGAAGCCAAGGCCGCCGCGGATTTCGACAAGGTCAGGTCCTGGTCGGAGAGGGAGCAGCGCCCGATCTATCTCGGCGAGTTCGGCGTCTACGAGCACGCGCCGGCGGAGAGCCGGGCGAAGTACCTGTCGTTCGTGGCGAGGCGCGCTGAAAGCTTCGGCTGGGCGTGGGCCTATTGGCAATTCGATCACGATTTCGCGGCATTCGACGGCGCCCGGCAACGCTGGAACAGGGACATCCTCCGCGCGATCATTCCTCCGGCTCGATGA
- a CDS encoding polysaccharide biosynthesis C-terminal domain-containing protein: MIASVLQMLRRDVTRGVAGTILLKVGSGGLAFALFSLAARTMTPDAFGDFATLLSIAQIAAVVGLVGQELLLVRFLNEYEVRGQAELTKGVLLSSLKYSAIGMLISIAAIAAVAGIRGEWWLLILSVSAFTAVNAGLMLGSQIARSLVSILMGEGNREFFWRVAVVLVLIAALFGHRQLTPAELFTAMTVAMALGLIVQIVSIVRVLPNLRTVTALFETSRWNRSAFRFWLASILEAANQYFDVILVYWMLDPATAGVYFAASRLANIFAMLSAALYTFGARRLPSLYFSKNHRELEHTLKLMAEVTALCVLSGLVIVWVGAPYLLGLFGPHFAAQQWVLIVLAIGTAFQAAGGPSAAVLQLTGHERDYVPVVAANVALRLIGFVVLIPWLGVLGAAISATVSLVLATIALNVLCRRRTGVDPSILVLSHLSSSKAGAYAVRVADTKD; encoded by the coding sequence GTGATTGCCTCTGTTCTCCAAATGCTACGGCGCGATGTGACGCGCGGCGTTGCCGGGACCATCCTCCTCAAGGTTGGCAGCGGCGGGCTCGCGTTCGCCCTGTTCTCGCTGGCGGCGCGGACGATGACGCCTGACGCGTTCGGAGACTTCGCAACCTTGCTCTCCATCGCCCAGATCGCGGCGGTCGTGGGCCTGGTCGGTCAGGAGCTGCTGCTGGTTCGCTTTCTCAATGAGTACGAGGTGCGCGGCCAGGCCGAGTTGACCAAGGGCGTGCTGCTGTCGAGCCTGAAGTACTCGGCGATCGGAATGCTGATCTCGATCGCCGCGATCGCCGCGGTGGCAGGCATTCGCGGCGAATGGTGGCTCTTGATCCTCTCGGTCTCGGCGTTCACCGCCGTCAATGCCGGGTTGATGCTCGGCAGCCAGATCGCACGATCACTGGTCAGCATCCTGATGGGCGAAGGTAATCGCGAATTCTTCTGGCGGGTCGCTGTGGTCCTGGTCCTGATCGCGGCGCTGTTCGGCCACCGCCAGCTTACCCCGGCCGAACTGTTCACCGCGATGACGGTCGCGATGGCGTTGGGGCTGATCGTGCAGATCGTGTCGATCGTGCGCGTGCTGCCGAACCTGCGCACGGTCACGGCGCTCTTCGAGACATCGCGCTGGAACCGCAGCGCGTTCCGCTTCTGGCTCGCCTCGATTCTCGAAGCAGCGAACCAATATTTCGACGTCATCCTGGTCTACTGGATGCTGGATCCAGCCACTGCGGGCGTCTATTTCGCCGCCTCGCGTCTGGCGAACATCTTCGCGATGCTTTCCGCTGCGCTCTACACGTTCGGCGCGCGCCGGTTGCCGTCGCTGTATTTCAGCAAGAATCACCGCGAGCTCGAACATACGCTGAAGCTGATGGCCGAGGTGACCGCGCTCTGCGTGCTCAGCGGGCTCGTCATTGTCTGGGTCGGCGCTCCCTACCTTCTCGGTCTGTTCGGACCGCATTTCGCCGCGCAGCAGTGGGTGTTGATCGTGCTCGCGATCGGAACGGCCTTCCAGGCGGCAGGCGGGCCGTCCGCCGCGGTCCTGCAGCTGACGGGGCATGAGCGCGATTATGTTCCTGTTGTCGCCGCCAACGTGGCGTTGCGGCTGATCGGATTTGTCGTGCTGATCCCCTGGCTCGGCGTGCTCGGGGCGGCGATCTCGGCGACGGTTTCTCTGGTGCTCGCCACCATCGCGCTCAATGTGCTGTGCCGCCGGCGGACCGGCGTCGACCCGTCAATTCTGGTGCTGTCGCATCTGTCGTCGTCGAAGGCTGGCGCTTACGCAGTCCGCGTTGCGGATACCAAGGACTAG
- a CDS encoding GumC family protein, with the protein MKFGSRIGPRRSEVTEPAASWETAGVPAGQSSAETTKGVLSIPGVVAFFREKGQRILMLAAVIFAVGVILLMLIPARYAATALVVLDPREQRVTADQDVLPGIGQDAAALQSYVEIAKSDGFLGPLIDQLKVAEDSDIAGGRTDATRLLDRFRNRLDISRRGLTYVIAIKFTSNNPQRAAYYANAVAEAFVASQRGTRSVATDEAADWLKSRLKTLNDRLRSSEDAVAKFKLEHRIVNAGKESTTQQLRVTDLTQQVAAARARAEEAKSRYEQLQRDLKANVDGPVKQDLLSALRAQRSALNDQIAQKRGVLGDRHPDLVMALSQLSDLNRQIEIERKKNIETAKSEYEAQRDQQKALEDQLKAAEQQILVDGQALVKLQELQRDADANKNIYEQFLSRYRTTDEQRGLQNSQTKVASPATPPVRSTLPPLPLLLVALAIVSLLTSTAIVAVPGLDLKQLPIKSIAPIRRAEAPAPAPAAPQSALPPGLPVLARIPNMVSSDAVRSVWQTPISTAAEPDLSPHLQLLIENIEQLPGEHGKVALLLSVETGAGGSTVARSLNRSAVKNGMLSVLIEMETRRAEAAPPQGSGIIKADLPSVVELLGASSKAPPYPQDDIRADFGLIIVDASSLAMQPAAVALAAQADLVILVVREGAADPAAIGKARTDLSGFGSVPIALVVNRVAANAAVSNPQREALGLAS; encoded by the coding sequence ATGAAGTTCGGTAGCCGGATAGGCCCGAGACGTTCCGAAGTCACGGAACCCGCAGCGTCGTGGGAAACTGCCGGCGTACCGGCTGGCCAATCCTCCGCGGAAACCACCAAGGGCGTGCTTAGCATTCCGGGTGTGGTGGCCTTTTTTCGCGAGAAGGGTCAACGCATCCTGATGCTCGCCGCGGTCATCTTCGCGGTCGGGGTGATCCTGTTGATGTTGATTCCGGCGCGCTACGCCGCGACGGCGCTCGTCGTGCTCGATCCGCGCGAGCAGCGCGTGACCGCCGACCAGGACGTCTTGCCCGGCATCGGTCAAGATGCCGCAGCTCTGCAAAGCTACGTCGAAATCGCCAAATCCGATGGATTTCTCGGGCCGCTGATCGATCAGCTCAAGGTCGCAGAGGACAGCGACATCGCCGGCGGCAGGACCGACGCCACGCGCCTGCTCGACCGGTTTCGCAACCGGCTCGATATCTCGAGGCGCGGGTTAACCTATGTTATCGCCATTAAGTTCACGTCCAATAATCCGCAGCGCGCTGCGTACTACGCCAATGCGGTGGCCGAGGCGTTCGTCGCCAGCCAGCGCGGGACGCGCAGTGTGGCAACCGACGAGGCCGCCGATTGGCTGAAGAGCCGGCTCAAGACCTTGAACGACCGGCTGCGGTCATCGGAAGATGCCGTTGCCAAGTTCAAGCTCGAGCACCGGATCGTCAACGCCGGCAAGGAATCCACCACGCAGCAATTGCGCGTTACCGACCTGACGCAACAGGTCGCCGCGGCGCGCGCCCGTGCCGAGGAGGCCAAGTCGCGCTATGAGCAGCTGCAACGCGACCTGAAGGCCAATGTCGACGGCCCGGTCAAGCAGGACCTGCTGAGCGCGCTGCGGGCCCAGCGCTCCGCGCTCAACGACCAGATTGCGCAGAAGCGCGGCGTGCTCGGCGATCGTCATCCCGACCTCGTGATGGCGCTCAGCCAGTTGAGCGATCTCAACCGGCAGATCGAGATCGAGCGCAAGAAGAACATCGAAACCGCGAAGTCGGAATACGAGGCGCAGCGCGATCAGCAGAAGGCGCTCGAAGACCAGCTGAAGGCGGCCGAGCAGCAGATTCTTGTCGATGGTCAAGCGCTCGTCAAGCTGCAGGAATTGCAGCGCGATGCCGATGCCAACAAGAATATCTACGAGCAGTTCCTGTCGCGCTACAGGACGACCGACGAGCAGCGCGGTCTTCAGAACTCGCAGACCAAGGTGGCATCGCCCGCGACGCCGCCGGTGCGTTCGACGCTTCCGCCGCTGCCGCTGTTGCTCGTCGCGCTCGCGATCGTCTCGCTGCTGACGTCGACGGCGATCGTCGCCGTGCCTGGTCTCGATCTGAAGCAGCTCCCGATCAAAAGCATTGCGCCGATTCGCCGCGCCGAGGCGCCGGCACCGGCCCCGGCCGCGCCGCAATCTGCGCTCCCGCCGGGCTTGCCGGTGCTGGCCCGCATTCCCAACATGGTGTCGTCAGATGCCGTCAGGAGCGTCTGGCAGACTCCGATTTCGACGGCGGCCGAGCCCGATCTCAGTCCGCATCTTCAATTGCTGATCGAGAACATCGAGCAGCTTCCGGGTGAGCACGGCAAGGTGGCGCTGCTGCTGTCGGTCGAGACCGGTGCGGGCGGCAGCACCGTCGCACGGTCGCTCAACCGGTCCGCCGTCAAGAACGGGATGCTCAGCGTCCTGATCGAGATGGAAACCAGGCGCGCCGAAGCCGCGCCGCCGCAAGGCTCAGGGATCATCAAGGCCGATCTGCCGTCGGTCGTCGAACTGCTGGGCGCCAGCAGCAAGGCGCCGCCCTATCCCCAGGACGACATTCGCGCCGATTTCGGCCTGATCATCGTCGACGCATCGTCGCTTGCCATGCAGCCGGCCGCGGTCGCGCTGGCCGCCCAGGCTGACCTGGTGATCCTGGTGGTTCGCGAGGGCGCCGCCGACCCGGCTGCGATCGGCAAGGCGCGGACCGATCTGTCCGGCTTCGGTTCGGTCCCGATTGCGCTCGTCGTCAATCGCGTGGCGGCCAATGCCGCGGTCAGCAACCCTCAGCGCGAAGCCCTGGGATTGGCAAGCTGA
- a CDS encoding FAD-dependent monooxygenase: protein MIAEESMAQPIATCEAETIDADVAIVGAGLAGSLARAVLSRAGYRVVLIDKRSIPPDEFRVEKIAGRQIDIFRRLGFIDDVEAVASSYDRVLNIRDGRLVDIGVGRSYGVSYANLVDMARGLTPDTSSFLLDQVINVSCSEDRQQLTLASGKRVVSRLVVLATGMAGALGYNLGMRRQMIAARHSVTFGFTIARPDNAPFGFDALTCYGKQAADGVDYLSLFPMSGGMRANLFMFRDPTDPIMRELRRDTRRTLLRLMPGLERYLGDFQIVGQVHNWVMDLSVTEGHLQPGVVLIGDAYQTNCPAAGTGVSRLLVDVERLCTEYVPRWLETDGMGTEKIAQFYSDRDKLAADLHSLQLARFRQALTSNTDVRWTMQRKLHFLRRMITHQVDRIHPGWVMRVRSALR from the coding sequence ATGATTGCCGAGGAAAGCATGGCCCAGCCAATCGCAACCTGCGAGGCTGAAACGATCGACGCGGATGTAGCCATTGTCGGCGCCGGTTTGGCGGGCTCGCTCGCGAGGGCCGTCCTCTCCCGGGCTGGCTATCGGGTCGTCCTGATCGACAAGCGCTCGATCCCGCCGGATGAATTCCGCGTCGAAAAGATCGCCGGGCGGCAGATCGATATCTTCCGCCGCCTGGGGTTCATCGACGACGTCGAGGCCGTCGCCTCGTCCTATGACCGGGTGCTCAACATCAGGGACGGCAGACTGGTCGATATCGGCGTCGGCCGGTCCTACGGGGTTTCCTATGCCAACCTCGTTGACATGGCCCGCGGGCTGACGCCTGATACATCCAGCTTCCTGCTCGACCAGGTGATCAATGTCAGCTGCAGCGAGGATCGTCAGCAACTGACGCTGGCCTCCGGAAAACGCGTCGTCTCGCGCCTGGTCGTTCTGGCGACCGGCATGGCGGGCGCGCTTGGCTACAATCTCGGAATGCGCCGGCAGATGATCGCCGCGCGCCACTCGGTGACGTTCGGCTTCACGATCGCGCGGCCGGATAACGCGCCATTCGGCTTCGACGCGCTGACCTGCTACGGCAAGCAGGCGGCTGACGGCGTCGACTATCTCAGCCTGTTTCCGATGTCGGGCGGCATGCGCGCGAACCTGTTCATGTTCCGCGATCCGACCGATCCGATCATGCGTGAGCTGCGCCGCGACACCCGACGGACGCTGCTTCGCCTGATGCCGGGATTGGAGCGCTACCTTGGCGATTTCCAGATCGTCGGCCAGGTGCACAATTGGGTCATGGACCTGTCCGTGACCGAGGGCCATCTGCAGCCGGGCGTCGTGCTGATCGGCGATGCCTACCAGACCAACTGTCCTGCGGCCGGAACCGGCGTGAGCCGCCTGCTGGTGGACGTCGAGCGTCTTTGCACCGAATATGTGCCGCGCTGGCTCGAGACCGACGGCATGGGTACGGAGAAGATTGCGCAGTTCTATTCCGATCGCGACAAGCTCGCCGCCGACCTGCATTCGCTGCAACTGGCGCGCTTCCGCCAGGCTTTGACCTCCAACACCGATGTGCGCTGGACCATGCAGCGGAAGCTGCACTTCCTGCGTCGCATGATCACGCATCAGGTGGACCGGATTCATCCGGGATGGGTCATGCGCGTTCGTAGCGCGCTCCGCTAA
- a CDS encoding GNAT family N-acetyltransferase, with the protein MNKNDDAFGVCIDDAFDFLSEEYATLFEGSDATAFQHPLWLDSLYRKLAPAAAAKPLVVVVRHRANGALAAVLPLLRVRRGPMRTIEFADLRVSDYLSPVCAATTFADVLQDRQACEQLRKLVRPFDLLRIPKLLDARMPIENLLGAPHRSLMDTNAYATVLSAPFEQWELNALGKSYQKELAKKWRQIHKKGTLTFACCNDSASIGEAMDVMRKFRGPRFQAHGDGDLLQRPEYFDFYSSVALRGMGSFTRLYAMKMDDEVIATALGLAHRGSLLVVMTAFDIEGYKSQSIGALTFESVAKDCIERGDRVLDFTIGDEPYKMQFGGQPTPMSSMTQAGSAAGSLALFALKQAPWIKQAAKRVTDLRPVRTSTGTR; encoded by the coding sequence ATGAATAAGAATGATGACGCGTTCGGTGTTTGCATCGACGACGCATTCGACTTCCTGTCTGAAGAATACGCGACATTGTTCGAAGGCTCGGACGCGACCGCCTTCCAGCATCCGCTGTGGCTCGACAGCCTCTATCGCAAGCTCGCTCCCGCCGCGGCAGCGAAGCCGCTGGTCGTCGTCGTCCGTCATCGCGCGAACGGCGCGCTTGCGGCCGTGCTCCCGCTGCTCCGCGTGCGGCGCGGCCCGATGCGCACGATCGAGTTCGCGGACCTTCGCGTGTCCGACTATTTGTCGCCGGTCTGCGCCGCCACGACATTCGCCGACGTGCTGCAGGACCGGCAGGCCTGCGAGCAGCTTCGCAAACTGGTCCGGCCATTCGATCTGCTGCGCATACCCAAGCTGCTCGATGCCAGGATGCCGATCGAGAATCTGCTCGGGGCGCCTCACCGCAGCCTGATGGATACCAATGCCTATGCGACGGTCCTGTCCGCGCCGTTCGAGCAATGGGAGCTCAACGCGCTGGGAAAATCCTATCAAAAGGAACTGGCAAAGAAATGGCGCCAGATCCACAAGAAGGGCACGCTCACCTTCGCATGCTGCAACGACAGCGCTTCCATCGGCGAAGCCATGGACGTGATGAGGAAGTTTCGCGGCCCGCGTTTCCAGGCACACGGCGACGGTGACCTGCTGCAGCGTCCGGAATATTTCGATTTCTACTCGAGCGTGGCGCTTCGCGGCATGGGCTCGTTTACCCGGCTCTACGCCATGAAGATGGATGACGAGGTCATCGCCACCGCCCTTGGGCTGGCTCACCGCGGCAGCCTGCTCGTCGTCATGACGGCTTTCGACATCGAGGGATACAAGAGCCAGTCGATCGGCGCGCTGACGTTCGAGAGTGTTGCCAAGGACTGCATCGAGCGCGGCGACCGGGTGCTGGATTTCACCATCGGTGACGAACCCTACAAGATGCAGTTCGGAGGCCAGCCCACGCCGATGTCGAGCATGACGCAGGCCGGCAGCGCGGCCGGATCGCTTGCACTGTTTGCGCTGAAGCAGGCGCCCTGGATCAAGCAGGCCGCCAAGCGGGTGACCGACCTCAGGCCGGTCCGCACCTCGACCGGCACGCGGTAA
- a CDS encoding MFS transporter, with the protein MPDIASREQFDVKRAAFAATIGNMLEFYDFITYSFFATEIGRTFFPAHSEYGSLMLSLATFGAGFLTRPIGGIVLGIFSDRVGRRPAMLLSFALMGGAILTIALTPSYAAIGVVAPIIVILARMVQGFALGGEVGPTTAYLIEIAAPRNRGLVVAWQPASQEVAATVGALVGVILSSTMAPDMLQAYGWRVAFLLGAVCLPFGIWMRRTLPETVPHGERDAASVERSNHVMLARRHLRVIVLAVMILASGTISTYVTQYMTTYAKNTLHVSPSLAFTVSLVSNGLQIIGAVLGGWLADRLGRKPVMIWPQLVVLVLTYPAFLWIVRDPGAWSLLFGFGILSFIGSLPFTAFYAAFTEALPQNIRGGVFATIYAVAIATFGGTAQLVVTWLLHATGDPLAPSWYLLLAAAVGIVAMSLMPETAPVKVGEK; encoded by the coding sequence TTGCCGGACATTGCGAGCAGGGAACAGTTCGATGTCAAGCGTGCAGCCTTTGCCGCGACCATCGGCAACATGCTGGAGTTCTACGACTTCATCACCTACAGCTTCTTTGCAACCGAGATCGGGCGCACCTTCTTTCCCGCGCATAGCGAATACGGCAGCCTGATGCTGTCGCTTGCGACCTTCGGCGCCGGCTTCCTGACGCGGCCGATCGGCGGCATCGTGCTCGGCATCTTCTCCGACCGGGTCGGCCGGCGGCCGGCGATGCTGCTGAGCTTTGCGCTGATGGGTGGCGCGATCCTGACCATCGCGTTGACGCCGTCCTATGCCGCGATCGGCGTCGTGGCTCCGATCATCGTGATCCTGGCGCGGATGGTGCAGGGCTTCGCGCTCGGCGGCGAAGTCGGACCGACCACGGCCTATCTCATCGAGATCGCGGCACCCAGGAATCGCGGCCTGGTGGTGGCATGGCAGCCCGCCAGCCAGGAGGTCGCAGCGACCGTCGGCGCCCTGGTCGGTGTCATCCTGAGCAGCACGATGGCGCCAGACATGCTGCAGGCGTATGGATGGCGCGTCGCGTTCCTGCTCGGGGCGGTGTGCCTGCCGTTCGGCATATGGATGCGCCGCACGCTGCCGGAAACGGTCCCTCACGGCGAGCGCGATGCCGCAAGCGTCGAGCGCTCGAACCATGTCATGCTGGCGCGCCGGCATCTTCGGGTGATCGTGCTGGCCGTGATGATCCTGGCCAGCGGCACGATCTCGACCTACGTGACGCAATACATGACGACCTATGCCAAGAATACGCTGCATGTGTCGCCGTCGCTGGCGTTCACCGTCTCGCTGGTGAGCAACGGACTTCAGATCATCGGCGCGGTGCTGGGCGGCTGGCTTGCCGACCGGCTCGGACGCAAGCCTGTCATGATCTGGCCGCAGCTGGTCGTGCTGGTGCTGACCTATCCGGCCTTCCTGTGGATCGTCCGGGACCCCGGCGCGTGGTCGTTGCTGTTCGGCTTCGGCATCCTGTCATTCATCGGATCGCTGCCGTTCACGGCATTCTATGCCGCCTTCACCGAAGCGCTGCCGCAGAACATCCGCGGCGGCGTGTTCGCCACGATCTACGCGGTCGCGATCGCGACCTTCGGCGGCACCGCGCAACTCGTGGTCACATGGCTGCTTCATGCGACAGGAGATCCGCTGGCGCCGTCCTGGTATCTGCTGCTCGCGGCAGCGGTCGGCATCGTGGCCATGAGCTTGATGCCCGAGACCGCCCCGGTGAAGGTCGGCGAGAAGTAA
- a CDS encoding WecB/TagA/CpsF family glycosyltransferase, whose product MPERRTNPVGRAATASVARATIGGLRLAVLDREQTADFMVEAVYPNRRINRPLYLTSANGEVLSRCSTEPMTDRLFRAADLINADGQPLVMVSKLRSPNPLPERVATTDLFHDVARKAEELGLTFYLFGANEVENKAAIANVRRAYPALKIVGHSHGYLRGDALRAKVDEINALAPDFLWVALGVPYEQAFVDEFMSQLGNVGVIKTSGGLFNFLSGSRPRAPRWMQIVGLEWAWRLWLEPRRLFWRYLTTNPHALYLLFNRTRSSATRD is encoded by the coding sequence GTGCCGGAGCGGCGCACCAATCCTGTCGGCAGGGCTGCGACCGCCAGCGTTGCTCGCGCTACGATCGGCGGGCTACGGCTCGCCGTGCTCGATCGCGAGCAGACCGCGGATTTCATGGTCGAGGCGGTGTATCCGAACCGGCGTATCAATCGGCCGCTGTATCTGACGTCAGCCAATGGCGAGGTGCTGTCGCGCTGCTCCACCGAGCCGATGACCGATCGGCTGTTCCGTGCCGCCGACCTGATCAATGCCGACGGGCAGCCGCTGGTCATGGTCTCGAAGCTGCGCTCGCCGAACCCGCTTCCCGAGCGCGTTGCGACCACGGATTTGTTCCACGACGTCGCGCGCAAGGCCGAAGAACTCGGGCTGACCTTCTACCTGTTTGGCGCCAACGAGGTCGAAAACAAGGCGGCCATCGCCAATGTGCGCCGGGCCTATCCGGCTCTCAAGATCGTCGGCCATTCGCACGGCTATCTGCGCGGCGACGCGCTTCGGGCCAAGGTGGATGAGATCAACGCCCTGGCGCCGGACTTTCTCTGGGTCGCGCTTGGCGTGCCCTACGAGCAGGCCTTCGTCGACGAATTCATGTCGCAGCTTGGTAATGTCGGCGTCATCAAGACGTCGGGCGGATTGTTCAACTTCCTGTCCGGATCGCGGCCGCGCGCGCCGAGATGGATGCAGATCGTCGGGCTCGAATGGGCCTGGCGTCTTTGGCTCGAGCCGCGCCGGCTGTTCTGGCGCTATCTGACGACCAATCCGCACGCTCTCTATCTGCTGTTCAACCGGACCCGGTCCTCGGCGACCAGGGACTGA